The genomic stretch GGGGTGTTCCGCACTGTGTGCTGACATTTTTACCTGCTCTGGGAGCTgcacaaaaaaaaaagcaaatttcaTCTATAAAACTAATGAGTTTGGAATTCGATTGCAATAACCTGCAGTGCGAGTTCACCGTGAGAATGTCTCAAAGGTTCCAACTTTCAGCTAACTGAACTGACCCCTATGCAGTAGGCCCTTGTTGGATACACAGATTTAAACTTGGCACTAAATTGATGCTCTCTGTAAACTTTGCTCCAGATTAAACAGATCATACATTGATTTTTGTAAAAGGTGCAAGCAAAATGAAGTGTCAATTGCTGTCTTGGCATTGCACACAGGTTGATCGCAGATCTGTCTTTTGAAGAGCTCCAGGCATTATACACTGGGGAACAGACCACGTGAGTCAACCCACAGCTAACTTAATCCGCCCCAAATAGCATGGAACCTTACAGAGACTTATTAGACAAAATTCATAGGGATAACGGAACAAAGGGTAATAAAGCAAGCATACCTGAACTCTTTTCGGTCGCATGGGTTACAGTATCTTTGAGATCCAGGGCAGCTACACTTTCCTTGTCTACTTCTGCTGTGGGCTCATATCTCTGTACCAAGGGATTTTTTTTCTTAAGCTTGGTTCCAACTTCATTTCCCGCTTGACCTTTTAAGCTGCTTCTTGTACTTTTCTTTCTTGTAGCAATATCTAAAGAAACAATTTTAAGAAAGGCCAACTTATAAATACAACATTGTTTGTAATAAGAGTTTACTATATTCCCTGATATattgtgagggggggagggggggggtcagcggtacatatacacatttattttttaaagaaaaatcacAAATTACTCCTGTGTGTTCTATAGATTTTTTTCGATTATTGAACTGTAAATTCTTTTTGAAAGCTGCGTTAATTGTTTATTACAGATACATCTCAGCTGCTGGTTGGCGTGTGGTTACACAAGTCATCAAAGCGCAATACTAGAGGACATACGTAGTCTTCATGCTAGTGCTCCAATTTACTGTACCTATACAGTCTTCCAACATGAACCATCTTGTAGTATGCAAACACCACCTGTTTAAGTCACTATGATCCAGTATGTTTTAccagcggatgggatgccggctgtcaaaatccaAACAGTGGCATCCTGCCCATCAGAATGCTGGAAGCGGGGCAAGCgccaagagtccccttgcaggctcggtggccctCCACAGTATCTATTTCCAATctaggggtgtcgtgaacacccacgagtgggaaaagccttggtgagccgggattccggctggcggcattgttggctatcgggattctggcgtctgtatcctgTCCACcgatatcccgacagccggcaaattaaaacgCATCCCAATCACTCACTGGATAGTATATACAAAATAGAAGTAACTGCTTAGTAAATCAGGCAATCGCTAAACTTGTGAAAGTTAGTTCAGTAAATTAATAAAACGTTAAGACAAACCTTCTTTAGTTTGCTCGCACCTCTTATTTTCAGCTTTCTCAGCTAGCTGTGGTTGAACAGCTTTGCTTCTTTTGGATCGCGGTCTTAAAGGAAGCGGCACAACATTTTGTCCAACAGTACTATTTTTTGCCTTGACCTTTGGGGGCATGTACAAGCTGCCATTTAACTCTTCTTCACTGTTGTTGCTTTGATCAGAATGGTCTTCCACTAGGTCATCTTTGGGAGGATCCTCTTCTGGATCATGGCCAGGCTTATTTGGCTGAAATGGCATAACATGTATGCTCTCCTCCAATACAAAGTCGTAAGCATCACCTGAATTTATTGAACTGTTCATTTTCTCCTTGGAGACTTCTGACTTGCTTGGTCCCCTTTCTCTGCTCTTTGACCTAGTCCTTGGTTTTGATTTTTCCCAAGGCTTTTTCAGCTGGACACCACCTGCTCCATCTGCTCTGCCTTTTCTGACCTTCTCCCTGCCAGTACGTGGCTCTTTTGTGCTTTTATGAAGTGCTGGTTTTGATTTAGGTTCAGGTGTTGAACTTAATATTTCAGACAGTTTTGTAAAAGGTAGAAATTCTTTTGCTGAACTTGGATCAGGATAAATGTCCATTATTTCATCATTATTACttacttcttccactggaacaatgTTTTCTGGTTCAGGAACACTGCTTACTGAATTGAAGTGTAGACTTTGCTCCAGTGTCTCAAAGTTTTCTTCTATGCAAATATTTAGGCTAGGAGGGCGGCGGCGGCGGATGGACACATTTTTAAGTAAATTATTTTCCCGTTTAACCTCTAAATCAGCATTTTCAATCTCGGATATTAAATGATTGGAGCTGGATTTTCCTCCTGGTATAAATAGAAATTggagaaaagaaaaaaattttttaaGTGATTAACCGTATATAGATGAAGATTTTATGGTGATGAAACAAGTTAAAGACAAAGGAAGATATCCAACTACCCTGGAAAAATTCAGACTAATATAGActcatatagatatatattaaaaaataaataaaataaaaaaatctatgcaATGTAGCCCTTTTTTTCAGGTACAAAACACAGGATCCGGGATAATTTCCTGGACCAATGTATTTTCTTGGCTATGATCGCAAAAAATTAGCCATTTATTGTGACTTTTCTTTTCTATTACTTCAGGCAAGTGAAACAAAATCCACGATACTGCCGGGGCAAACTGGATAGCCCATGTTgaatcaattagctgcagtaaaatACTGTGGCTAATAGGATATTACCCTAACTCTTAGACATCGTTACAGATTTAAAGTTCcccatattaaaaaaataaaaaatagtattttagttacctaccggtaaatccttttctcgtagtcaataagagatattggggagacttcgtacgatggggtatagacggggtccaaaggagccagtgcagtttaaatttattc from Pseudophryne corroboree isolate aPseCor3 chromosome 5, aPseCor3.hap2, whole genome shotgun sequence encodes the following:
- the SGO1 gene encoding shugoshin 1 isoform X2, with translation MAKERCLKKAFQDSLEDIKERMKEKRIRKLAKVATVKKGSSATAKILNNGTASVKSFQANNQALAQALEAEKSKCRQAQDLILHLKREHQRLMFEIFILRRKLNMQQGNTSSESKLASLKEIITRVTHNLLETANLLGPAHALCSSDYNSTSTPSTVEEKCSPPAGTANSLGLPCASVSVARRNFVLETNSVTSKRSLQEDLLETSENVTAVKTLNKGGKSSSNHLISEIENADLEVKRENNLLKNVSIRRRRPPSLNICIEENFETLEQSLHFNSVSSVPEPENIVPVEEVSNNDEIMDIYPDPSSAKEFLPFTKLSEILSSTPEPKSKPALHKSTKEPRTGREKVRKGRADGAGGVQLKKPWEKSKPRTRSKSRERGPSKSEVSKEKMNSSINSGDAYDFVLEESIHVMPFQPNKPGHDPEEDPPKDDLVEDHSDQSNNSEEELNGSLYMPPKVKAKNSTVGQNVVPLPLRPRSKRSKAVQPQLAEKAENKRCEQTKEDIATRKKSTRSSLKGQAGNEVGTKLKKKNPLVQRYEPTAEVDKESVAALDLKDTVTHATEKSSGSTEAKKRSLPLPNNDERKMSGSCMRKRRCTVMVNYAEPKLGKKLRRGDPFTDTEFLSSPIFKNTDSKRSSLSRKSLARYNEAFVGCR
- the SGO1 gene encoding shugoshin 1 isoform X1; the protein is MAKERCLKKAFQDSLEDIKERMKEKRIRKLAKVATVKKGSSATAKILNNGTASVKSFQANNQALAQALEAEKSKCRQAQDLILHLKREHQRLMFEIFILRRKLNMQQGNTSSESKLASLKEIITRVTHNLLETANLLGPAHALCSSDYNSTSTPSTVEEKCSPPAGTANSLGLPCASVSVARRNFVLETNSVTSKRSLQEDLLETSENVTAVKTLNKGGKSSSNHLISEIENADLEVKRENNLLKNVSIRRRRPPSLNICIEENFETLEQSLHFNSVSSVPEPENIVPVEEVSNNDEIMDIYPDPSSAKEFLPFTKLSEILSSTPEPKSKPALHKSTKEPRTGREKVRKGRADGAGGVQLKKPWEKSKPRTRSKSRERGPSKSEVSKEKMNSSINSGDAYDFVLEESIHVMPFQPNKPGHDPEEDPPKDDLVEDHSDQSNNSEEELNGSLYMPPKVKAKNSTVGQNVVPLPLRPRSKRSKAVQPQLAEKAENKRCEQTKEDIATRKKSTRSSLKGQAGNEVGTKLKKKNPLVQRYEPTAEVDKESVAALDLKDTVTHATEKSSDVPKGAPPTQRISLSDVTNFSAISGSTEAKKRSLPLPNNDERKMSGSCMRKRRCTVMVNYAEPKLGKKLRRGDPFTDTEFLSSPIFKNTDSKRSSLSRKSLARYNEAFVGCR